The Poriferisphaera corsica DNA segment TTCCGATTGGTATTTTCCTTGGTTGCTATCGCCCAACATCAAAATCTCTGACGGACGTCTGATCTCATCTAATTTACGCTGTGCAAATACCGGATCATTTGAATCATATGGACCTGCGGAGTCCCACCAGTGTACGGACTTCAATACGCCTAGATTCGCCCCATAACTCACCTCACGATAATCTTCTACCGGGATTACAATGGATGGGCACTCATACACCGCCACCATTCCCGATCGTGACTTGGTCGCCATATTCGGGTCGGTCGAATCATCGATCCCCATATGCTTTCTGATCGCTGCCGGCCACATCTGCCCGTCCCAGCCTGACGCATCGTAGGGTGCCCAAGCATAAGGTAAAAAAGCGTCGTTATCTGACGCGTATGTATAGATCGCGATGCCAATTTGTCGCAAATTCGATTTGCACAGCAATCCTTGCGCTGTATTTCTCGCCGCACCAAGTGCCGGCAGTAAAATGCCAATCAATAACGCAATAATGCTGATTACAACCAGTAATTCGATTAATGTAAAACCGAACCTATGCATTGCCCGTGTCTCATGTCGCATTGTGCTTTCGCTCCTGTTTTGACGAAATATCTAAGCCGAAATGACCAGAAAGAAATGTAAACGCTTACATAATATTATTCACTTTCCATGTAAATGCAACATTCCATTGCCAAAATACTCAATATAAATGCTTATTTGCCAAATAAAATCCACCATTTGATCCATATTTGGTATTTTCTTGAAGAATACAGGATTTGCATTTATTTTGTAAACGCTTACAAATAGGTATTTTGGCTATTTTTGCACACTGGCAGCCTAAGCCAATGCGCTGAAAATCAAAACGGGAGCTTACGCTGAAAATTTCCACACATGGATCCCTTCGTAGACATCGAACACAAATCTTCAATGGTGTCTAGCCTTCAGACATCACTTGTTAAATAACATTTATTCAGCGAACAGAAAAAGAAAAAACCATAGAAGCAAATCGCTC contains these protein-coding regions:
- a CDS encoding type II secretion system protein; this translates as MHRFGFTLIELLVVISIIALLIGILLPALGAARNTAQGLLCKSNLRQIGIAIYTYASDNDAFLPYAWAPYDASGWDGQMWPAAIRKHMGIDDSTDPNMATKSRSGMVAVYECPSIVIPVEDYREVSYGANLGVLKSVHWWDSAGPYDSNDPVFAQRKLDEIRRPSEILMLGDSNQGKYQSEGYEGASDLILWHTNESQPMWSYGDFIFQPNDPGEKEPDREVPLTYNRDLEPGATGSVPGALRYRHGGDNQQLDSGACNLGFVDGHVESYQAGTVTQKNFAVTY